One part of the Solanum dulcamara chromosome 3, daSolDulc1.2, whole genome shotgun sequence genome encodes these proteins:
- the LOC129881689 gene encoding bifunctional pinoresinol-lariciresinol reductase 2-like gives MGKSKVLIVGGTGYLGKRLVKASLANGHDTYILQRPQIGADIDKLQMLISFKMQGAHLVTASFNNHRSLVDAVKLVDVVICAISGVHIRSHHILIQLKLVDAIKEAGNTKRFLPSEFGTDPARMENAMEPGRVTFDDKMMVRKAIEEAGIPFTYVSANCFAGYFLGGLCQIGHILPSTDSVVLLGDGNQKAIYVDEDDIATYTIKAIDDPRTLNKTLYLRPPKNILSQREVVQIWEKLIGKELKKSTLSKEEFLAPMKELEYAEQVGLCHYYHVCYEGCLTNFEIGEEGEEASRLYPDVKYTTVECYMKRYV, from the exons atGGGAAAAAGCAAAGTGTTGATAGTGGGGGGAACAGGTTACCTTGGGAAGAGATTGGTTAAAGCTAGTTTAGCAAATGGACATGACACATACATTTTGCAACGTCCACAAATAGGAGCTGATATTGACAAACTTCAAATgcttatttcttttaaaatgcAGGGAGCTCACCTTGTAACTGCTTCTTTCAACAATCACCGGAGCCTCGTGGATGCGGTTAAACTCGTCGACGTTGTAATCTGTGCTATCTCTGGCGTCCATATTCGTAGCCACCATATCTTGATTCAACTCAAGCTTGTGGATGCCATCAAAGAAGCTGGAAATACCAAG AGATTTTTGCCATCTGAGTTTGGAACGGATCCAGCAAGAATGGAAAATGCAATGGAGCCAGGTAGAGTCACAtttgatgataaaatgatggTAAGGAAAGCAATTGAAGAAGCTGGCATTCCTTTCACTTATGTCTCTGCTAATTGCTTTGCTGGTTACTTCCTTGGTGGCCTTTGTCAAATTGGTCACATCCTTCCTTCAACAGACTCTGTTGTCCTTCTTGGAGATGGCAACCAAAAAG CAATTTATGTGGACGAAGATGATATAGCAACTTATACCATAAAGGCCATAGATGACCCAAGGACACTCAATAAAACGCTTTACCTTAGGCCTCCTAAAAACATACTTTCTCAAAGAGAGGTTGTTCAAATTTGGGAAAAGCTAATTGGCAAAGAGCTCAAAAAATCAACTCTTTCCAAAGAAGAATTTTTGGCTCCCATGAAGG agctTGAGTATGCAGAACAAGTTGGATTGTGTCACTATTATCATGTATGCTATGAAGGATGCCTTACAAATTTTGAAataggagaagaaggagaagaggcATCAAGACTCTATCCAGATGTTAAGTACACTACCGTGGAATGCTACATGAAGCGTTATGTATAA
- the LOC129881690 gene encoding uncharacterized protein LOC129881690: MGHPLYRCWKRPDAKCSKCNYLGHETIICKNKFENHEVDACVVNEEEEDHLFVATCISSKVSTNFWLIDSGCTNHMTYDKSLFEEIKPTEIFKVRIENGDQILVEGKGTVVIKTSSGNKKISDVLYVPDIDQNLLSICQLIEKGYKVSFEDKHCFIIDGVGKEVLNIQRRGKHFLFDPMKDVSVEHEKDHRMEKLEDDPQIEKAQGKCEPARFKGAFNVPKEIEAMKELSMFQKNKIGKFKFKMQTKQEDMPKRFSTQRLHSKREVNLVHYKPKDKSADLFRRSLSVTECEDPKIEDHSQGPQGSGHNGIMVQTGACAFTQSQYDQIVQLLNQTQLNTNTSAGPSVNVAGKESGYLKWGGEGDW; encoded by the exons ATGGGTCATCCACTATACAGATGTTGGAAAAGGCCAGATGCAAAGTGTAGCAAGTGCAACTATCTTGGCCAtgaaacaattatttgcaaaaataaATTTGAGAACCATGAAGTAGATGCATGTGTGgtcaatgaagaagaagaagaccatCTTTTTGTTGCAACATGTATCTCAAGTAAGGTTTCAACAAATTTCTGGTTGATTGATAGTGGTTGCACTAACCACATGACTTATGACAAGAGTTTGTTTGAAGAAATAAAGCCTACTGAAATATTCAAAGTTAGGATCGAAAATGGTGATCAGATTCTTGTTGAAGGAAAAGGAACTGTTGTCATCAAAACAAGTTCAGGTaataagaaaatttcagatGTTCTTTATGTACCTGATATTGATCAAAACTTGTTGAGTATTTGTCAGTTGATAGAAAAAGGATACAAAGTATCTTTTGAGGATAAGCATTGCTTCATCATTGATGGTGTTGGAAAAGAAGTTTTAAACATTCAGAGGAGAGGTaaacattttttatttgatcCAATGAAAGATGTTTCTGTAGAACATGAAAAAGATCATAGGATGGAAAAGTTAGAAGATGATCCTCAAATTGAAAAAGCACAAGGAAAATGTGAACCTGCTAGGTTCAAAGGAGCTTTTAATGTTCCTAAAGAAATTGAAGCAATGAAAGAGTTATCTATgtttcagaaaaataaaataggtaAGTTTAAATTCAAGATGCAAACGAAGCaggaagacatgccaaaaagattTAGTACTCAAAGGTTGCATTCAAAACGAGAAGTGAATTTAGTTCACTACAAGCCCAAAGATAAATCTGCAGATTTATTCAGAAGATCACTTTCGGTTACCGAGTGTGAAGATCCCAAGATAGAAGATCACTCTCAGGGACCTCAAGGTTCAGGACATAATGGCATTATGGTACAGACAGGGGCATGTGCTTTCACTCAAAGCCAGTATGATCAAATTGTCCAGTTACTCAATCAGACTCAATTGAATACCAATACAAGTGCAGGACCTTCTGTAAATGTTGCGGGTAAAGAGTCag gaTATCTCAAATGGGGAGGTGAAGGTGATTGGTAA